A segment of the Paracoccus suum genome:
AGGGCGCGGTAGTCCTTGGCGAGGTTGGTCATGGCGGCGAAATCGCGCACGCCCCAGTGATAGACCCACTGCCAGACCTGCCCGAGGCGCATCTTGGCCTGCTTTTCGGGCGTGCCAGCGGCGATCAACGCCTCAAGCAGTTGCGGGCGCGTCAGGCCGATGATGTTCACGAGCCCGCCCGCCGCGGACTTGCGCGGCAGGGTCAGCACATCCTGGGTGATCGGAACAGTCGGAATCATGGCGCGGCCTGCCGGAAAACACGCTAACTAGTGCCGACCGCCCCTGAAATCAACCTTGGATCAGCCGGCGCAGGCTGCCTTGGCCTTGTTGGTCGCGTCGGTGATGCCCTTCAGCGAAAAGGTGTCGACCGTCGTCGTGCCGCGGCCGGACTTGCCCGTCACGACGGCATCGGCGCCCGCGCGCAGGGCGGCAATCACCTTGGCGTCGTCATCCGGGGATCCGGTCCAGGCGCTCTCGCCCTCGGTGAACAGCTTGAAGGTATTGTCGCCCACCACGACGCTGACGGTCGAGCCCGAGGCGAACGGGTAGCCCCCGCCAAAGCTGACCTCGCCGGCCTGGCCGGGACGGTACGCGATATAGAGACGGATGTCGCCGCGCTCGACCTCGACGGGTTTGCCGTCGCGCGTGTTGACGGTCTTTTTCGGCGGCGAGACGGCCCAGCATTCTTTGGGCTTGTCGCCCTGAAACGCGGTCCAGTCACCCGAAGTCCCAATCACATTCGAGGATTCCTGCGCCGCAACGCCCCCCGCCATGGCGGCCGAGGCGAGCGCAGCGGCGAGGACCGTGCGGAGAATGGGGGAAGTCATGGCTGCTCAGCCTCCTGTATCACTGTCGTCGGATGTGGCCTTTTCGGTCACTTGCCGACAGGATAACGGATGTGAGCCCTGAAGAAAGGGCCAGCGGCTGAAAATCGCGCATTTGTCAGCACCAGCGTGAAGGGAGGACAGATGTCCGCAGCGGAATTGATCGAATTGTGGCGTGGCGATCTGCGCGAGGGGGTGCATCGCGGCCATGCGGTGATTGCCGATCGCAATGGTATCGTGGAAGCCTGGGGCGATCCGGCAGCGATTATCTTTCCGCGCTCGTCCTGCAAGATGATCCAGGCGCTGCCGCTGATTGAAAGCGGTGCGGCCGATGCTGCAAATCTTGGCACCGAGCAATTGGCGTTGACCTGCGCCAGCCATAATGGCGCAGCGATGCATGTCGGCCGGGTTGGCACCTGGCTGGAGGGGCTGGGGCTGGGCGAGGCAGACCTGCGCTGCGGCAGCCATATGCCGCGCGATCCGGACGAGGCGCGCCGGCTGACCTGCTCGGAGGAGGCACCCTGCCAGTTGCATAACAACTGCTCTGGCAAGCACGCGGGTTTTCTGACGCTGAATCGTCATCTCGGAGCCGGCAGCGAATATGTCGAGATGGACCATCCGATCCAGCAAGCTATCCGGCAGGCCACCGCCGAGGTTTGCGCTTCCGAGATCGCGGGCTGGGGGATCGACGGCTGCTCGGCCCCCAATTTCGCGGTGCCGCTGCAGGGCCTCGCCCATGCCATGGCCAGCTTCGCGACCCCCGACTCCGACGCGCGCGGCGCGGCCATGACGCGGCTGACTCAGGCGATGGTGACCCACCCGGAACTGGTCGCGGGCGAGGGTCGTGCCTGCACCAACCTGATGCGCGCCATGGGCGGGCGGGTCGCGGTCAAGACCGGGGCCGAGGCTGTGTTCATCGCGATCCTGCCTGAAATGGGTCTGGGGATCGCGCTGAAGATCGAGGATGGGGGCACCCGCGCCGCAGAGGCGGCGATTACCGCCCTGCTGGTACATCTTGGGGCGCTGGAGGCCGAGCATCCCGTGGTTTCGGAATTGCTGACCGGTCCGCAGCGCAACTGGCGCGGCCGCGAGACGGGCGGGCTGCGCCTGTCGCCCGGTTTTCCGATCTGACATCGCGGCCTGCCGCTAGGCGGCAGGCGCGTTTAGCGTGGAGGGGGCTGACGCCCCCGACCTCACTCCTTGCCGATGGCGTTCACGATGGCATCGAAAAATGCCATCGGATCGACCGGCTCCATGTTGAGGGGCTGAGGCTGGGCGGCGATCAGGGCAATCACCACGTGCTCGGCGGGGTCGATATAGATGTTCTGGCCCTGGATTCCGACCGCGGCATAGGCCTTGTGGGCCTTGGACTGGTCGGTCCAGGCGGGCCACCACATCATGCCGTATTCTTCGGTCGCGCCGCCTTTCAGGGTGATGGGCAGGCCGGCGCGCTCGGTCCAGCCGTCGGGCAGGACGGAGGCGCCGCCGGCCTTTCCTCCGTCGAGGAAGAACTGCCCGAAACGGGCGAAATCGCGCAACGTGGCAGAGAGGCCGCTGCCGCCGATCTCGTGCCCGTCCGGGCTATCGAGCCACCATTTCGCGTCAGCTTCCATGCCGTAAGGCTGCCAGATCTTTTCGGCCAGATAGTCGGCCAGCGGCTTGCCGGTCGCGCCGATCACGATCTCGCCCGCGACTTGGGTTTCGCCGGTGGAATAGGTGTGGGCCGTCCCCGGCTCGGACGCGCGGGGCAGGGCGGCCATGACCTTCATCAGACCGCCCGGCTCCTGCGCGATCTGCGCGGCCAGCAGGTGGCGGCGGTCGGACGCCGGATCGGTATAGGTCTCGTCCCACTTGACGCCCGAGGTCATGGTCAGGATCTGCCCGACCGTGACGCCGTCATAGGCGCTGCCCTTCAGCGCCGGGACGTAGTCGGTCACCAAGGCATCCTCGCCCTTGATCGCGCCATCGCGGATCGCCGCGCCGATCAGCGTCGAGGTGATGGATTTCGCCAGCGACATCGACATCCAGCGCGTGTCCGGGCCATTCCCACGCTGATAGATCTCAGTCACGACCTTGCCGTCCTTGAGGACCAGCAGGCCCGTGACGCTGTTCAGCGCGATCACGTCGTCGAGGTCGTACTCGATGTCCTTGATGGTAAGGTCCAGCGGTCCGAGCTTCAGCGCGGAAGGCTCGAGCGGAAAAGGCTTGTCCGAGGCTGGAACGGTGCGGGTCGGAAACAGCCGGTCGATGTTGCGAAAGGTTGCGACAGCGTCGTCGGGCAGCAGATCGCCGTCATAGATCTGCTCGACCGTGCCGATCTTCTCCTCGGCATGGCGGTAGGGCTTTTCGGCCAGCGTCGGTGTGGCGGTCAGCGTGGCGCAGGTGGTCAGCGCGAGGAGGCGTTTCATCCGGTTCCCTTCCCTGAGGTCAAGGCACCTTGCAGCGCGCCGTCGTGGCGATCCAGATGAAATGAAGGGGCCCGCTTAATCGGGGCCGATGACGACCATGCCGTCGATCAGCGCCAGGGGCAGCGCCTCCAGTCCGTCGTCGGCCGGCCCGCAGATCAGGGCGCCATCGCGCGCGTCGAAGCATGCCTGATGGGCGCTACAGATAAGGCGCGCGCCGTCCTCGGACAGCACGTTGGGGCCGTGAAAATCCAACGGCAGGTATTGGTGGGGGCAGGCGTTCACATAGCCCGCAAGGCCGCCCGCCCCTTGCACCAGCAGCACCGGGAAGCCGTCCAGATCGAGGCTGGCCGTGGGCGCAACCGCGGCCAGCGGGCAGAGGATGGTTCCCGCCGCGGGCGCGCGAGGCCAGTCACGCCAACTCATGCTGCCATCTCATTCGCCGGGCTGACCTTACGCCGCGGGCGCGTCGGTCGCGAGCACGCCGCGGCGCACCTGGTCCTCTTCGATGGATTCGAACAGGGCACGAAAGTTGCCCTCGCCAAAGCCATCGTCGCCCTTGCGCTGGATGAACTCGAAGAAGATCGGCCCGATGACGGTCTTGCTGAACACCTGAAGCAGGATGCGGGTGACCCCGCCGCCCACCACGCCCTCGCCGTCGATCAGGATGCCATTGCGCATCATCCGGTCCATCGGCTCGGTGTGGTCTTTCACGCGGCGGTGCGACATTTCGTAATAGGTCGCGGGCGGGGCGGGCATGAACTCGACCCCCTGGGCCGCGATGAGGTCGGTCGAGGCATAGATGTCGTTCGTCGCCACCGCGATGTGCTGGATGCCCTCGCCGTTGTATTCACGCAGGTACTCCGCGATCTGGCTTTTGTCGTCCGCGCTTTCGTTGATCGGGATGCGGATCTTGCCGTCGGGAGAAGTCAGCGCCCGGGAGAACAGGCCGGTCTGCTTGCCCTTGATGTCGAAGTAGCGAATTTCGCGGAAGTTGAACGTGTCGTGGTAGAACTTGTACCAGGTGTCCATGTTGCCGCGCACGACGTTGTGCGTCAGGTGGTCGATGTAATAGAACCCAGCACCCTCGGGCCGGGGATCAGCCTCGCCCAGCCAGTCGTAATCATCGCCCCAGGCGCTGCCGGCGTCGTCATATTTCTCGATGAAATAGAGCAAGCTGCCGCCGATGCCGATTACTGCCGGCGCATCCAGCACCTTGCTGGGGCCGGTGTATTCGATGGCGCCCAGATCGACAGCACGCCGCAGGGCATGGGCGGCATCGACGACGCGCCAACCCATCGCGGGGGCGCAGGGGCCGTGGTCGGCGATGAAGCGGCTGGCGTGGCTGCCCGGCTCGGCGTTCAGCAGGTAGTTGATCCCGCCCTGGCGATACAGGGTGACGGCCATGCGCTTGTGACGCGCCACCGGCACGAAACCCATGGCGCGAAAGAGGGCATCCAGCTTTTCCGGTTCGGGGTGGGCGAATTCGACAAATTCAAAGCCATCTGTGCCAGCGGGATTGATCTCGCTGATCGTGGCTTTCGGTGCGTCGTGCGGAAACGGTCCCATAGTGCGGCCCCCCAAAAATGATGGGGCATTGTGCCGCAGGATGCGCGCACAGGCTTTGCGTTCTGGTTCATAGACGGGCAGGATATGCACGAATTGCGCGTGTAATGGGAGTTGTATGAGCGAGATCACCCTCGACAGCTATGATCGTGCAATTCTGTCCGCATTGCAGCGGGACGGCGCGTTGACGAACGCCCAATTGTCCGAGCTGGTGCATCTGTCCCCCTCGCAATGCTCGCGCCGGCGTCTGGCGCTGGAACGGGCGGGGGCGATCACAGGCTATCACGCCCGGCTCGCCCCGCGCGCGCTGGGCTTTGGCATCCGCGCCTTTACCCGCGTCAATCTGCGCAGCCATGGCAAGCAGAGCGACGGCGACTTCGCCACCTTTGTCGGCAGCCTGCCGCAGGTGCGCGGCGCACATTCGGTGTCGGGCGATGCGGATTACGTGCTGGAACTCGTGGTCGAGGATGTCGACGCACTCGCCGCCTTTATTCACCAGCACTTGCTGCCGCATCCGCAGATCGCCCAGGTCCGCAGCGAGATCGTGCTGAAGTCGGTCAAGGACGCGGGCGGGGTGCCGCTTTAGAGCAGGTCCCAGATCAGCTTCAGCGCGAGGCAGCTGGAGGTGACGACAAGAAGCGGCTTGATCAGGCGTGCGCCGATCCGCACCGCCAGTCGCGCGCCCAGTGCCGCGCCCATGACCTGCCCGGCGGCCATCGCCAGCCCGAGCAGCCAAAGCGGATGCCCAGTCAGAGCAAAGCCGGTCAGGCCGCCCGCGTTCGAGGCAAAGTTCAGCAGCTTTGTATGCGCCGTCGCCCGCAGGATGCCGTGCCCGGCCAGCGTGACGAAGGCGATCATGTAAAACGCCCCCGCGCCGGGGCCGAGCAGCCCGTCGTAAAAGGCGATGAGCGGCACGATCAGCGCGGTGAACGCCGCCGGGCGCAGGCGCTCGGTCCGGTCGAGGTCGCCAAGCCCGGGCTTGAGGGCAAAGAACAGCGCGATGCCAACCAGCACGACTGGTAGCGCGTAGCGCAGCGCCTGTGTCGGGATCGCGCTGACGGCCAGCGCGCCGCCGAGCCCCGCGGCAAAGGCCAGTGCGGCAGCGACGATCTGGCGGCGCGGATCGACGTGGCCGCTGCGGGCATAACTGATCGCGGCGGTCGCGGCGCCG
Coding sequences within it:
- a CDS encoding invasion associated locus B family protein → MTSPILRTVLAAALASAAMAGGVAAQESSNVIGTSGDWTAFQGDKPKECWAVSPPKKTVNTRDGKPVEVERGDIRLYIAYRPGQAGEVSFGGGYPFASGSTVSVVVGDNTFKLFTEGESAWTGSPDDDAKVIAALRAGADAVVTGKSGRGTTTVDTFSLKGITDATNKAKAACAG
- a CDS encoding asparaginase, which translates into the protein MSAAELIELWRGDLREGVHRGHAVIADRNGIVEAWGDPAAIIFPRSSCKMIQALPLIESGAADAANLGTEQLALTCASHNGAAMHVGRVGTWLEGLGLGEADLRCGSHMPRDPDEARRLTCSEEAPCQLHNNCSGKHAGFLTLNRHLGAGSEYVEMDHPIQQAIRQATAEVCASEIAGWGIDGCSAPNFAVPLQGLAHAMASFATPDSDARGAAMTRLTQAMVTHPELVAGEGRACTNLMRAMGGRVAVKTGAEAVFIAILPEMGLGIALKIEDGGTRAAEAAITALLVHLGALEAEHPVVSELLTGPQRNWRGRETGGLRLSPGFPI
- a CDS encoding serine hydrolase domain-containing protein; translated protein: MKRLLALTTCATLTATPTLAEKPYRHAEEKIGTVEQIYDGDLLPDDAVATFRNIDRLFPTRTVPASDKPFPLEPSALKLGPLDLTIKDIEYDLDDVIALNSVTGLLVLKDGKVVTEIYQRGNGPDTRWMSMSLAKSITSTLIGAAIRDGAIKGEDALVTDYVPALKGSAYDGVTVGQILTMTSGVKWDETYTDPASDRRHLLAAQIAQEPGGLMKVMAALPRASEPGTAHTYSTGETQVAGEIVIGATGKPLADYLAEKIWQPYGMEADAKWWLDSPDGHEIGGSGLSATLRDFARFGQFFLDGGKAGGASVLPDGWTERAGLPITLKGGATEEYGMMWWPAWTDQSKAHKAYAAVGIQGQNIYIDPAEHVVIALIAAQPQPLNMEPVDPMAFFDAIVNAIGKE
- a CDS encoding Rieske (2Fe-2S) protein; this translates as MSWRDWPRAPAAGTILCPLAAVAPTASLDLDGFPVLLVQGAGGLAGYVNACPHQYLPLDFHGPNVLSEDGARLICSAHQACFDARDGALICGPADDGLEALPLALIDGMVVIGPD
- the hppD gene encoding 4-hydroxyphenylpyruvate dioxygenase, with protein sequence MGPFPHDAPKATISEINPAGTDGFEFVEFAHPEPEKLDALFRAMGFVPVARHKRMAVTLYRQGGINYLLNAEPGSHASRFIADHGPCAPAMGWRVVDAAHALRRAVDLGAIEYTGPSKVLDAPAVIGIGGSLLYFIEKYDDAGSAWGDDYDWLGEADPRPEGAGFYYIDHLTHNVVRGNMDTWYKFYHDTFNFREIRYFDIKGKQTGLFSRALTSPDGKIRIPINESADDKSQIAEYLREYNGEGIQHIAVATNDIYASTDLIAAQGVEFMPAPPATYYEMSHRRVKDHTEPMDRMMRNGILIDGEGVVGGGVTRILLQVFSKTVIGPIFFEFIQRKGDDGFGEGNFRALFESIEEDQVRRGVLATDAPAA
- a CDS encoding Lrp/AsnC family transcriptional regulator produces the protein MSEITLDSYDRAILSALQRDGALTNAQLSELVHLSPSQCSRRRLALERAGAITGYHARLAPRALGFGIRAFTRVNLRSHGKQSDGDFATFVGSLPQVRGAHSVSGDADYVLELVVEDVDALAAFIHQHLLPHPQIAQVRSEIVLKSVKDAGGVPL
- a CDS encoding TSUP family transporter produces the protein MTLDPQILAALIAAAVAAGFVDAIAGGGGLITVPALLLAGVPPTQALATNKVQGVFGAATAAISYARSGHVDPRRQIVAAALAFAAGLGGALAVSAIPTQALRYALPVVLVGIALFFALKPGLGDLDRTERLRPAAFTALIVPLIAFYDGLLGPGAGAFYMIAFVTLAGHGILRATAHTKLLNFASNAGGLTGFALTGHPLWLLGLAMAAGQVMGAALGARLAVRIGARLIKPLLVVTSSCLALKLIWDLL